The Actinomadura sp. WMMB 499 genome includes a window with the following:
- a CDS encoding DUF4229 domain-containing protein, which produces MSSVILYTIARFAIFAATAGVLALFGARGFLLLMLSLLVSGVISYVLLSAQRDRLSAAVDGRWRKFQAARTKEDA; this is translated from the coding sequence ATGAGTTCCGTAATCCTCTACACCATCGCGCGGTTCGCCATCTTCGCGGCGACGGCCGGGGTGCTCGCGCTCTTCGGCGCCCGCGGCTTCCTGCTGCTGATGCTGTCCCTGCTGGTCAGCGGCGTCATCAGCTACGTGCTGCTGTCGGCGCAGCGCGACCGCCTGTCCGCCGCGGTCGACGGCAGGTGGCGCAAGTTCCAGGCCGCCCGCACCAAGGAAGACGCCTGA
- a CDS encoding geranylgeranyl reductase family protein: MTDSTRHADVIVVGAGPAGSSTAYWLAQTGLDVLLLEKATFPRDKICGDGLTPRAVRALIGMGVDLDDPGWGRNKGLRIYGGGVKVELPWPELASFPDYGLVRKRTDFDQLLAEHAAKAGARLLTGCNVTGPILDERTDRAVGVTAKYEGEDVEFRAPLVVAADGNSTRLSLAMGLRRRDDRPMGVAVRRYFQTPRHDDEYMEAWLELWDGQRLLPGYGWVFGVGDGTSNVGLGLLNTSKAFQSVDYRGMMRSWCAQMPEDWQFDEEHATGKIRGAALPMGFNRQPHYTRGVLLVGDAGGMINPFNGEGIDYALESGRLAADIMVQALARRTPAQRERTLHEYPRILKDEHGGYFTLARVFVQAIGDPRVMKFLTAHGLPHPTLMRFTLKLLANLTDPKGGDAMDRVINAMQKVAPAA, from the coding sequence GTGACCGACTCCACCCGACACGCCGATGTCATCGTCGTCGGGGCGGGCCCCGCCGGATCGTCCACCGCGTACTGGCTCGCCCAGACCGGCCTTGACGTGCTGCTGCTGGAGAAGGCCACGTTCCCCCGCGACAAGATCTGCGGCGACGGGCTGACGCCGCGCGCCGTCCGCGCCCTGATCGGGATGGGCGTCGACCTCGACGACCCCGGCTGGGGGCGCAACAAGGGGCTGCGCATCTACGGCGGCGGCGTGAAGGTCGAGCTGCCGTGGCCGGAGCTCGCGAGCTTCCCCGACTACGGGCTCGTCCGCAAGCGCACCGACTTCGACCAGCTCCTCGCCGAGCACGCCGCGAAGGCCGGCGCCCGGCTGCTGACCGGCTGCAACGTCACCGGCCCGATCCTGGACGAGCGCACCGACCGGGCCGTCGGCGTCACCGCGAAGTACGAGGGCGAGGACGTCGAGTTCCGCGCGCCGCTGGTCGTCGCCGCCGACGGCAACTCGACCCGGCTGTCGCTCGCGATGGGCCTGCGGCGCCGCGACGACCGCCCGATGGGCGTGGCCGTCCGCCGCTACTTCCAGACCCCCCGCCACGACGACGAGTACATGGAGGCGTGGCTGGAGCTGTGGGACGGGCAGCGGCTGCTGCCCGGCTACGGCTGGGTGTTCGGGGTGGGCGACGGGACGTCCAACGTCGGGCTCGGCCTCCTCAACACCAGCAAGGCGTTCCAGAGCGTCGACTACCGGGGCATGATGCGCAGCTGGTGCGCGCAGATGCCGGAGGACTGGCAGTTCGACGAGGAGCACGCGACCGGCAAGATCCGGGGCGCGGCGCTCCCGATGGGCTTCAACCGGCAGCCGCACTACACCCGCGGGGTGCTGCTCGTCGGCGACGCCGGCGGCATGATCAACCCGTTCAACGGCGAGGGCATCGACTACGCGCTGGAATCCGGGCGGCTGGCCGCCGACATCATGGTGCAGGCCCTCGCGCGCCGCACCCCCGCGCAGCGCGAGCGGACGCTGCACGAGTACCCGCGCATCCTGAAGGACGAGCACGGCGGCTACTTCACGCTGGCCCGCGTGTTCGTGCAGGCCATCGGGGACCCGCGCGTCATGAAGTTCCTCACCGCGCACGGCCTGCCCCACCCCACGCTGATGCGGTTCACGCTGAAGCTCCTCGCGAACCTCACCGACCCCAAGGGCGGCGACGCGATGGACCGGGTCATCAACGCGATGCAGAAGGTGGCGCCGGCGGCTTGA
- a CDS encoding cytochrome c biogenesis protein ResB has protein sequence MSDTEIESGTEPESGMRAPAARQAAQDAPKPKGLGPLGWLRWAWRQLTTMRTALILLFLVALGSVPGSVFPQRGQAPEDVALYLEEHRTLGPWLDRFSMFDVFAAPWFAAIYILLFVSLAGCVIPRAAKHYRSMRARPPAAPRNLGRLPQSASFESDAPAEDVLEDARRALRGKRFRVDVSGGAVAAEKGYLGETGNLVFHLALLALLFALGLGNLFGYRGNILLTEGDTFANSLSLYDQFEPGRVFDSDDLPPFTVRLEDFEAEYHEEGESRGQATDFTARMHVREDPRGAEKPYDLKVNHPLTVGGAKVYLLNHGYSPVFTVRDANGNVAFNDAVPFLPMEQRNLTSEGVIKAPDAQPEQLAFYAILWPTAVSTEDGKQIVSAFPAPLRPVVTISSFKGDIGLDEGTPQSVYKLEGIGETLQPIRDGQKVLEPGDTFELPDGAGSIEFEGVREWASLSVNRDPGRIPALVAAILAVVGVVASFMVRRRRVWVRAAAGKGGRTVVEVGGLTLGGQTAEFDDIVAALRGPEQDGSGAGPDDGGPDAEPVDDGRGAEPDAGRATGAADDSKE, from the coding sequence ATGAGCGACACAGAGATCGAGAGCGGCACGGAGCCCGAGAGCGGCATGCGGGCGCCGGCGGCGCGGCAGGCGGCGCAGGACGCCCCGAAGCCGAAGGGGCTCGGCCCGCTGGGCTGGCTGCGCTGGGCGTGGCGGCAGCTGACGACGATGCGCACGGCGCTGATCCTGCTGTTCCTGGTGGCGCTCGGCTCCGTTCCGGGGTCGGTGTTCCCGCAGCGGGGGCAGGCGCCGGAGGACGTCGCGCTCTACCTGGAAGAGCACAGGACGCTCGGGCCGTGGCTCGACAGGTTCTCGATGTTCGACGTGTTCGCGGCGCCGTGGTTCGCCGCGATCTACATCCTGCTGTTCGTGTCGCTGGCGGGGTGCGTGATCCCGCGCGCCGCGAAGCACTACCGGTCGATGCGGGCGCGGCCCCCGGCGGCGCCGCGCAACCTGGGGCGGCTGCCGCAGTCGGCGTCGTTCGAGTCGGACGCGCCGGCCGAGGACGTCCTGGAGGACGCGCGCAGGGCGCTGCGGGGCAAGCGCTTCCGGGTGGACGTCTCCGGCGGCGCGGTGGCGGCGGAGAAGGGCTACCTCGGCGAGACCGGCAACCTGGTCTTCCACCTGGCGCTGCTCGCGCTGCTGTTCGCGCTCGGCCTCGGGAACCTGTTCGGCTACCGCGGCAACATCCTGCTGACCGAGGGCGACACGTTCGCGAACTCGCTCAGCCTCTACGACCAGTTCGAGCCCGGACGCGTGTTCGACTCCGACGATCTCCCGCCGTTCACCGTCCGGCTGGAGGACTTCGAGGCCGAGTACCACGAGGAGGGCGAGAGCCGGGGCCAGGCGACCGACTTCACGGCGCGGATGCACGTCCGGGAGGACCCGCGGGGCGCGGAGAAGCCGTACGACCTGAAGGTCAACCACCCGCTGACGGTCGGCGGCGCGAAGGTCTACCTGCTGAACCACGGGTACTCGCCGGTCTTCACGGTCCGGGACGCGAACGGGAACGTCGCGTTCAACGACGCGGTGCCGTTCCTGCCGATGGAGCAGCGCAACCTCACGTCCGAGGGCGTCATCAAGGCGCCGGACGCGCAGCCCGAGCAGCTCGCGTTCTACGCGATCCTGTGGCCGACGGCGGTGTCGACCGAGGACGGGAAGCAGATCGTGTCCGCGTTCCCGGCGCCGCTGCGCCCGGTCGTGACGATCAGCTCGTTCAAGGGCGACATCGGCCTGGACGAGGGCACGCCGCAGTCGGTCTACAAGCTGGAGGGCATCGGCGAGACGCTCCAGCCGATCCGGGACGGGCAGAAGGTGCTGGAGCCCGGCGACACGTTCGAGCTGCCGGACGGGGCGGGCTCGATCGAGTTCGAGGGCGTCCGGGAGTGGGCGAGCCTGTCGGTGAACCGGGACCCGGGACGGATCCCCGCGCTGGTCGCGGCGATTCTCGCGGTGGTGGGCGTCGTGGCGTCCTTCATGGTCCGGCGGCGCAGGGTGTGGGTCCGTGCGGCCGCCGGGAAGGGCGGGCGTACGGTGGTCGAGGTCGGCGGGCTCACGCTGGGCGGCCAGACCGCGGAGTTCGATGACATCGTGGCCGCGCTGCGCGGTCCCGAGCAGGACGGGTCCGGTGCGGGCCCGGATGACGGCGGACCCGACGCGGAGCCCGTGGACGACGGGCGGGGCGCCGAGCCCGACGCCGGCCGGGCGACCGGCGCGGCGGACGATTCGAAGGAGTGA
- the ccsB gene encoding c-type cytochrome biogenesis protein CcsB: protein MGDADLANLSDNLMLTTVVLYIIAMVAYAADLGFGRRRRLAGAEAEVEAESRAKVLVGASGAESADPEAPGMPAASGGAEEPERTQIEPGRLAILLNVLGWGAHLGVLVSRGLSANRWPWANMYEFLTAIAFAAVTAFLVVMLRYRARYLGAFVMVAAVVALGIANIWLYDEVGPVSPALNSYWIAIHVSAAIVATGAFTVAGAATILYLVKARAEGRGTLREHGILARMPSADGLDRLANGVTMFAFPIWTAAIIMGAIWADEAWGRYWGWDPKEIWSFITWVIYAAYLHARATAGWKGRKAAVLALIAFAALLFNFFGVNYMFSGLHSYA, encoded by the coding sequence GTGGGCGATGCCGACCTCGCGAATCTGAGCGACAACCTCATGCTGACCACGGTGGTGCTCTACATCATCGCGATGGTCGCGTACGCGGCCGATCTCGGTTTCGGGCGCCGCCGCAGGCTCGCCGGGGCCGAGGCCGAGGTGGAGGCCGAGAGCCGGGCGAAGGTGCTCGTCGGCGCGTCCGGCGCGGAGTCCGCCGACCCCGAGGCGCCCGGCATGCCCGCCGCCTCGGGCGGCGCGGAGGAGCCGGAGCGGACGCAGATCGAGCCGGGCCGGCTCGCGATCCTGCTGAACGTGCTCGGGTGGGGCGCTCACCTGGGCGTCCTGGTGTCGCGGGGCCTGTCGGCGAACCGCTGGCCGTGGGCGAACATGTACGAGTTCCTCACCGCGATCGCGTTCGCCGCCGTGACCGCGTTCCTCGTCGTGATGCTGCGGTACCGGGCCCGCTACCTGGGCGCGTTCGTGATGGTCGCGGCCGTCGTCGCGCTCGGCATCGCCAACATCTGGCTGTACGACGAGGTCGGCCCGGTGAGCCCCGCGCTCAACTCGTACTGGATCGCGATCCACGTCAGCGCCGCGATCGTCGCGACGGGCGCGTTCACGGTGGCGGGCGCCGCCACCATCCTGTACCTGGTCAAGGCGCGGGCCGAGGGCAGGGGGACGCTGCGCGAGCACGGCATCCTGGCCCGCATGCCGTCGGCGGACGGCCTGGACCGGCTCGCCAACGGCGTCACGATGTTCGCGTTCCCGATCTGGACGGCCGCGATCATCATGGGCGCGATCTGGGCGGACGAGGCGTGGGGCCGCTACTGGGGCTGGGACCCCAAGGAGATCTGGTCGTTCATCACCTGGGTGATCTACGCCGCGTACCTGCACGCGCGCGCGACCGCCGGGTGGAAGGGCCGCAAGGCCGCCGTTCTGGCGCTGATCGCGTTCGCCGCGCTGCTGTTCAACTTCTTCGGCGTGAACTACATGTTCTCCGGGCTGCACTCGTACGCCTGA
- a CDS encoding threonine/serine dehydratase yields MSDLVTLAEIERAAERLAGVTVRTPLVPFPGGPGDPALLVKAESLQPIGAFKLRGAYTAMTRLPEAERTRGVVTHSSGNHAQAVAFSARALGIRAVLVMPHTTPAVKVDACVALGAEIVYVEPNSAAREETAGQLAAAHGFALIPPYDDPRVIAGQGTCGLEIVQDRPDTEVVLVPVSGGGLLAGVAAAVKALRPDARVFGVEPELAADARDSFHAGHPVGWDAEETGRTIADALRVQRIGALPFAHMREHVDGVVTVTEDEIRHAMRRLAREARLIAEPGGAVATAAYLFHRDELPEARTYVSILSGGNVDPALFQDVYR; encoded by the coding sequence ATGTCCGATCTTGTGACCCTGGCGGAGATCGAGCGCGCGGCCGAACGGCTCGCGGGTGTCACCGTCCGCACCCCGCTCGTCCCGTTTCCGGGCGGCCCCGGCGACCCGGCACTGCTGGTCAAGGCCGAGTCGCTGCAGCCGATCGGCGCGTTCAAGCTCCGCGGCGCCTACACCGCGATGACGCGGCTCCCCGAAGCCGAACGCACGCGTGGGGTGGTGACGCACTCTAGTGGCAACCACGCCCAGGCCGTGGCGTTCTCGGCCCGCGCGCTCGGAATCCGGGCCGTCCTGGTCATGCCGCACACCACCCCGGCCGTGAAGGTGGACGCGTGCGTTGCGCTCGGCGCCGAGATCGTCTACGTCGAGCCGAACTCGGCGGCGCGCGAGGAGACCGCCGGCCAGCTCGCCGCCGCGCACGGGTTCGCGCTGATCCCGCCCTACGACGACCCGCGGGTGATCGCGGGGCAGGGCACCTGCGGGCTCGAGATCGTCCAGGACCGCCCGGACACCGAGGTCGTGCTCGTCCCGGTGAGCGGCGGCGGCCTGCTCGCCGGGGTCGCCGCGGCGGTGAAGGCGCTGCGCCCGGACGCGCGGGTGTTCGGTGTCGAGCCCGAGCTGGCGGCCGACGCGCGCGACTCGTTCCACGCCGGGCACCCGGTCGGCTGGGACGCCGAGGAGACCGGACGGACGATCGCCGACGCGCTGCGCGTCCAGCGGATCGGCGCGCTGCCGTTCGCGCACATGCGCGAGCACGTGGACGGCGTCGTCACCGTCACCGAGGACGAGATCAGGCACGCGATGCGCCGCCTCGCCCGCGAGGCGCGGCTCATCGCCGAACCGGGCGGCGCGGTGGCGACCGCCGCGTACCTGTTCCACCGCGACGAGCTGCCGGAGGCGCGCACGTACGTCTCGATCCTGTCCGGCGGCAACGTGGACCCGGCCCTCTTCCAGGACGTCTACCGCTGA
- a CDS encoding cytochrome c biogenesis CcdA family protein — MNETVVGGSLVAAAPLAALAGLVSFASPCVLPLVPGYLSYVTGMSGADLADERKGRLLAGVLLFVAGFSAVFVSYGVLFGGLGRWLLEYQETITRVLGVVTIVFGLAFMGLIPGLQRTVKSGRLPAAGLAGAPVLGVLFGIGWTPCIGPTLGAVQGLAITEASAGRGALLSLAYCLGLGLPFVAAALAYRRALGAFGAVKRHYPLVMRVGGGMLVLLGVLLVSGLWGDMTIELRSWISGFEPVI; from the coding sequence GTGAACGAGACGGTCGTCGGCGGCTCGCTGGTGGCCGCGGCGCCGCTGGCCGCGCTGGCCGGGCTGGTGTCGTTCGCCTCGCCGTGCGTGCTGCCGCTGGTGCCGGGCTACCTGTCGTACGTGACGGGCATGTCGGGCGCGGACCTGGCGGACGAGCGCAAGGGCCGGCTGCTCGCGGGCGTGCTGCTGTTCGTCGCGGGGTTCTCGGCGGTGTTCGTCAGCTACGGCGTCCTGTTCGGCGGCCTCGGGCGGTGGCTGCTGGAGTACCAGGAGACGATCACGCGCGTGCTGGGCGTGGTGACGATCGTGTTCGGGCTCGCGTTCATGGGGCTGATCCCGGGGCTGCAGCGGACGGTGAAGTCGGGACGGCTCCCGGCGGCGGGGCTCGCGGGGGCGCCGGTGCTGGGGGTGCTGTTCGGGATCGGCTGGACGCCGTGCATCGGCCCGACGCTGGGCGCGGTGCAGGGGCTGGCGATCACGGAGGCGAGCGCGGGACGGGGCGCGCTGCTGTCCCTCGCGTACTGCCTGGGCCTCGGGCTGCCGTTCGTGGCGGCGGCGCTGGCGTACCGGCGGGCGCTGGGCGCGTTCGGCGCGGTGAAGCGGCACTATCCGCTGGTGATGCGCGTCGGCGGCGGCATGCTGGTGCTGCTCGGGGTGCTGCTGGTCAGCGGCCTGTGGGGGGATATGACCATCGAGCTGAGGTCGTGGATCAGCGGCTTCGAACCGGTGATCTGA
- a CDS encoding BldC family transcriptional regulator, whose protein sequence is MESTSERLLTPGEVAALFRVDPKTVTRWAAAGRISSIRTPGGHRRFRESEVHALLRGEEPVGSHPAH, encoded by the coding sequence GTGGAGAGCACGAGCGAGCGCCTGCTGACCCCAGGAGAGGTCGCCGCCCTCTTCCGGGTCGATCCGAAAACGGTCACCCGCTGGGCCGCGGCCGGCCGGATCAGCAGCATCCGGACCCCCGGCGGCCACCGCCGCTTCCGGGAGTCGGAAGTCCACGCGCTGCTGCGCGGCGAGGAGCCGGTGGGGAGTCACCCCGCGCACTGA
- a CDS encoding demethylmenaquinone methyltransferase, producing the protein MTRASLDKKPADVAAMFDGTAERYDLLNTLMTGGQDRRWRREVVRALDARPGERVLDLAAGTGTSSVPFAEAGASTVACDFSLGMLRVGVRRQAGTARLGFVAGDALRLPFADAAFDAVTISFGLRNVADTGRALRELRRVARPGGRLLVCEVSHPPNPLLAFGHKAHLKVGLPLLSRVSSNPDSYRYLAESTLAWPDQAALARLLQDAGWEAVRWRDLTFGVAALHHATNPG; encoded by the coding sequence ATGACCCGCGCCTCACTCGATAAGAAGCCCGCCGACGTCGCGGCGATGTTCGACGGGACCGCCGAGCGGTACGACCTGCTCAACACGTTGATGACCGGCGGTCAGGACCGCCGCTGGCGGCGCGAGGTCGTGCGGGCGCTGGACGCGCGGCCCGGCGAGCGGGTCCTCGATCTCGCGGCCGGGACCGGCACCTCGTCGGTCCCGTTCGCCGAGGCGGGCGCGTCCACGGTGGCCTGCGACTTCTCCCTCGGCATGCTGCGGGTGGGCGTGCGCAGGCAGGCCGGGACGGCGCGGCTGGGCTTCGTCGCCGGGGACGCGCTGCGGCTGCCGTTCGCGGACGCCGCGTTCGACGCCGTCACGATCTCGTTCGGCCTGCGCAACGTCGCCGACACCGGCCGGGCCCTGCGCGAGCTGCGCCGGGTGGCGCGGCCCGGCGGGCGGCTGCTGGTGTGCGAGGTCAGCCATCCTCCCAATCCGCTGCTCGCGTTCGGGCACAAGGCGCACCTGAAGGTGGGGCTGCCGCTGCTGTCACGGGTCAGCTCGAATCCCGACTCCTACCGATATCTGGCCGAATCGACGCTCGCCTGGCCGGACCAGGCGGCACTCGCACGCCTCCTCCAGGACGCCGGCTGGGAAGCCGTGCGCTGGCGGGACCTCACGTTCGGGGTGGCCGCCCTGCACCACGCGACCAACCCGGGATGA